In a genomic window of Macaca nemestrina isolate mMacNem1 chromosome 18, mMacNem.hap1, whole genome shotgun sequence:
- the LOC105485900 gene encoding F-box/LRR-repeat protein 16: protein MSSPGIDGDPKPPCLPRNGLVKLPGQPNGLGAASITKGTPATKNRPCQPPPPPTLPPPSLAAPLPRAALAGGPCPLAGGPASALAPGPPAERPPLATDEKILNGLFWYFSACEKCVLAQVCKAWRRVLYQPKFWAGLTPVLHAKELYNVLPGGEKEFVNLQGFAARGFEGFCLVGVSDLDICEFIDNYALSKKGVKAMSLKRSTITDAGLEVMLEQMQGVVRLELSGCNDFTEAGLWSSLSARITSLSVSDCINVADDAIAAISQLLPNLAELSLQAYHVTDTALAYFTARQGHSTHTLRLLSCWEITNHGVVNVVHSLPNLTALSLSGCSKVTDDGVELVAENLRKLRSLDLSWCPRITDMALEYVACDLHRLEELVLDRCVRITDTGLSYLSTMSSLRSLYLRWCCQVQDFGLKHLLALGSLRLLSLAGCPLLTTTGLSGLVQLQELEELELTNCPGATPELFKYFSQHLPRCLVIE from the exons ATGTCGAGCCCGGGCATCGACGGCGACCCCAAGCCTCCATGCTTGCCTCGAAATGGTCTGGTGAAGCTGCCAGGCCAGCCCAACGGCCTGGGTGCGGCCAGCATCACCAAGGGCACGCCAGCCACCAAGAACCGTCCCTGCCAgccaccacccccacccaccctcccACCACCCAGCCTGGCTGCTCCACTGCCCCGGGCTGCCCTGGCTGGGGGCCCGTGCCCCCTGGCAGGTGGACCAGCCTCAGCCTTGGCACCTGGGCCCCCAGCGGAGCGGCCGCCGCTGGCCACGGACGAGAAGATCCTCAATGGGCTCTTCTGGTATTTCTCGGCCTGCGAGAAGTGTGTGCTGGCCCAGGTGTGCAAGGCCTGGCGGCGCGTGCTTTACCAGCCCAAGTTCTGGGCAGGCCTCACGCCGGTGCTGCACGCCAAGGAGCTCTACAATGTGCTGCCTGGTGGCGAGAAGGAGTTCGTGAACCTGCAGGGCTTCGCTGCAAGAGGCTTCGAGGGCTTCTGCCTGGTTGGCGTCTCTGACCTGGACATCTGTGAGTTCATTGACAACTATGCGCTCTCCAAGAAGGGTGTCAAAGCCATGAGCCTCAAGCGCTCCACCATCACGGACGCAGGCCTCGAG GTTATGCTTGAACAGATGCAGGGCGTGGTGCGTCTGGAGCTGTCGGGCTGCAACGACTTCACCGAGGCCGGGCTGTGGTCCAGCCTGAGCGCGCGCATCACCTCGCTGAGCGTGAGTGACTGCATCAACGTGGCCGACGACGCCATCGCGGCCATCTCGCAGCTGCTGCCCAACCTGGCGGAGCTGAGCCTGCAGGCCTACCATGTGACGGACACGGCGCTGGCCTACTTCACGGCGCGCCAGGGCCACAGCACGCACACGCTGCGCCTACTCTCCTGCTGGGAGATCACCAACCACGGCGTGGTCAACGTGGTGCACAGCCTGCCCAACCTCACCGCGCTCAGCCTCTCGGGCTGCTCCAAGGTCACCGACGACGGCGTGGAGCTCGTGGCCGAGAACCTGCGCAAGCtgcgcagccttgacctctcatgGTGCCCACGCATCACCGACATGGCGCTGGAGTACGTGGCTTGCGACCTGCACCGCCTGGAGGAGCTCGTGCTCGACAG GTGTGTACGCATCACGGACACTGGCCTCAGCTATCTGTCCACCATGTCGTCCCTCCGCAGCCTCTACCTGCGATGGTGCTGCCAG GTGCAGGACTTCGGGCTGAAGCACCTCCTGGCCCTGGGGAGTTTGCGCCTCCTGTCTCTGGCAg GCTGCCCGCTGCTCACCACCACCGGGCTGTCGGGCTTGGTGCAgctgcaggagctggaggagctgGAACTGACCAACTGCCCCGGGGCCACCCCCGAGCTCTTCAAGTACTTCTCGCAGCACCTGCCCCGCTGCCTCGTTATTGAGTAG